The DNA window CAACGCGTCCGCCGCCGAGCGGAGGTCCGCTTCGAAGTGGATGCGCAGTTCCGCCTGCTCCCGGATATCCCCCGGGCGCAGCACCTCCGAGGGCGCGAAGGTGGCCATGGCGACGGCCCCCGAGGGCATCTGGACGAGCCGCCCCCGGCACAGCGCGAGCCTGAACCCGGGCCCCCAGAGCATCTGCCCCGCGACGCGTCCGAGCGCCAGCAGCAGCAGCGGGCGGGCCTCCGTGACTTCCGAGGCGAGCCGTTCCCGGCGCGACCAGGCGTCCCGCCAGTCCAGGGGTTCGTCGTGGCCACCGGACCGTGCCTCCTGGGAGACCCTCAGGTCCGTGCGCCGCAACCCCGCACGCGCGAGCACGACCTCCAGGAACTTCCCCGCGGGGCCGACGAAGCACACGCCGCGCCCCTCTTCCCACGTCCCGGGCACATCCCCCAGCAGCATCACGGGTGTCCTGGCTCCACCGCGCGCCCAGGTGCGCCGCTCCACACGCGCCGCTGGAGACGATGAGGGCTCCATGCCGCCGGGAGGGTCCTCCCACCGGAGCCCCGCGCCGAAGGTGAGGCGCACGCCGTCCCAGTGCGCGCTGGTGTCCGGGGTGAAGAGGCTCCAGCACAGCGTGGGAAACCGGCCCACGAGGAAGGGCGCGGCCAGCCGGACGACGCGGTGGTCCGGCCGGTACCAGGCCACGTGGCGCTCCGCGCCGTCCAACATCTCCCGCCGGAAGCGGACGCGAATCACCAGGTTGCTCACGTCCCGCCGCACCGCGCGCTCCATGCGCCGCAGCCGCTGAACGTCCAGGTCCCCTTCCCGCTCCAAGAGGCGCCGCTCTCCCCGTGTCATCCGCCAGAGCACGCGGTACAGCAGCCCCCAGCGCTCCGGGGCCCGATGACACACCACCTTCTCCGCCAGCCCCAGGAAGTCCCAAGGCAACACCGGGAGCACCCGCGCCGACGTGCCCTCCAGGCCGCCCGGGTCCACTGCCCCCTCCCAGGGCCCCGGGGCGTCTTCGAAGGTGACCCGCTCCGGGGGCACGCCCCGCGCAAGCAGCCCCCGCGCCACGTCCCGAAACGCCCCCAATTCCGATGCCACGCTCACCCGCACCTGGACCTCCTGGTCGCTCAGCCCCGCGCGGCACGGACCTCCCGAGCCTCTCCGCGCGCGCACGCTGTCTACCTTCCAGGTCTGACATCACCATCCCACCCGTGACGTCGCGGGCGACCTCCGGGCTACTCCTCCTTCGCGAGCGAGTCCACCTGCTCCTGGAGCCCTCCCAGCTCCTCGAAGAAGGACTCCATGGGCTGGGCGCGGGCCAGCCTGAGCGCGGGGGGCAGGAGCGTGCGGGAGAAGTCCAGGGAGGTGCTGAAGGGCTCGTTGCCCAGCAGGTCATCCGCCCGGGACAGCGCGCCAAAGGCCAGCGTCACCACGACCAGCACTCGCACCAGCCTCGCCGGCTCCCACCGGGCCACGTAGCGCAGGTGCCAGAACAGGCCGACGCCCATGAGCACCAGGAACGTCACGTGGTGCAGCCAGACGAGTCCGGAGCCCCATCCCAGGCTGAAGCCCAGCGCCGACAACACGGGCGGCAGCGCGACGGCGGCCAGCAACACCAGGCTGCCGATGGTGGCGTGGGTGCGGTAGTGGAACTGGCGCCGGGAGATGCGGCTGGCCACGGCCCAGCCTCCCGCCCACAACAGCGTGAGCGTGAGCGGCATTACCAGGGCCATCGTCAGCGCGCCCCAGTCCGTGCGGCCGTAGTTGCCCAGGTGCGACTCGAGCGCGCTCACCGCCAGCAGGGCCAGCATCGCCAGCGGGAAGGCCCGCGCATGCTCGAACCAGCGCTCGCGAGGCGCCGTGGGCGCGGACGTCACCACGGTCTCCGGCACCGCGTGGTTGCGCCCCCGGAAGCGCAGCACCGTGTCCCCCACCGCCACGCGCGTATCCGGCGCCACCTCCAGCTCCGCCAGCCGCGCCCAGGAGTCCACGCGCCAGGTGCCGTTGTGGCTGCCCGCGTCGCGCACCACGAGCACTCCATCCTCGCGCCGCTCGATGCGCAGGTGCTCCGGGGACACCTTCGGGTCATCCAGGATGACGTCGTTCGAGTACGCGCGCCCCACCGTCGCGGGGAAGCGCTCCAGCCGGTGACGCGCGTGGACGGAATCGCCCTCCACCACCTCGACGAAAATCACTTCGTCCACGACAACCCCTCCAGGTAGCGGCGAGCCAGCTTGCGCGCGTTGTCCGCCGTGAAGCCGCCCAGCGTGAGGCTGGTGTCGACGCCGCTCGTGCTGGCGTTGAGCGCGGCGGCGCGCAGCACCAGGTCATAGAGGCCCGGGAAGCGCTTGTAGGCGCGCAGGCACATCGCGGCGCGCACGGGCAGCCCCTCCACGTCCACGAACTCCGTCGTGCACCGGAAGTTGGTGACGTCCTCGCGCGACGCCTCCACCGTGTCCGGGTCCTGGGAGAACAGCGCGCTGTAGAGCGCGGAGAAGCGCAGCGCGCCCAGCTTCTGGCTGGAGGCCTGCTGGTGCAGGAAGGCCACCACGCCCGTGCGGTGGCGCGAGGACAGGTAGATGTCCTCCTCCGAGGAGCACTGGTAGTTGGTCACCGTGTACGGCACCTCCGGCTCATGCGGCGTGTCGCCCCAGCACTTGAGGAAGGGAATCCAGCGCCCCGGCACGTGGTAGCTGCCCAGCCGGTGCTTGGGCAGCGCCGCCGCGAGCATCTGCTCGGTGAGCCGCTGCTGGTTCTCGATGAGCTGCGCGCGCACCGACTCGACGAGCGGCGCGGCCTCATCGGCCTTCGCCTGGAGCGCTCGCGCCAGCAGCGCACTCGCGCGCTTCACGGGCACCAGGAAGCCCAACTGATTTCCCATGGTGGCCACGTTGACGCCCACCACCGTCCCCTGTCCGGTGAGCGTGGGCCCGCCGCTCATGCCCGGGTTGATGGCGCCGCTGAAGTGGACGCGCTCATAGAGCGAGTCCTGGATGAAGCCGTTGTAGGTCCCCTCGACGATGGTGGTGCCCAGGTCGTGTGGGTTCCCCATGGCGAACAAGCGCGTGCCCTGCGGCGGCTCGCGGTCCTCCAGCATGAAGAAGTCCTTCACGCCCGCCTCCATCCGGATGACGGCGAGGTCATGCACGACGTCCACGTCCACCAGCTTCGCGGGGACCGGCTCGCCGCCACTGCGCAGGACGAGCTCCGCGGTGTAGTCCTCCGGGTGGAGCACCACGTCCGAAATCACGTGGTAGTTCGTGATGGCGTGGCCCTGCGCGGAGACGAAGAAGGCCGAGCCGATGGACGACCGCGTGCCCGAGCGCCGCTCGATGATGCGCACCTGCGCGACGCGGTTCTGGATGCGCTGGAACAGCTCATGCGTGGCCGGAGGCAGCACGGCGGGAACCGGCGCCACGGGCAGTTCGCTTTCAGCGGGTGATGGGACATCCGGCTCGACCGGGGCGGCCGACGGCGCCTGCCCCAGCACGGCGACGAGAAGGAGGACGAACATGGATGCGGCGCACGCTATCCCAGCACCCGGCGGGTGGGGATCATCCTCCAGCGCCCAGGAGAAGCCCCCGTGCGCTCGCCGCCCCCCGTGCCCCAGGAGCGGCGCGCCTGGCCCGGCTCAGCCCTCGGGAGCCTCCCGCTTGCGCCGCCAGGCCGCGTACGAGGCCAGCAACGCTCCCGCCAGCGCGCCCGCGAGCGCCCCCAACACCCGGCGAGGAACCACCCCGGGCGCCGTCGTCGGCTCCAACCGGAAGGTCTCCAGCGACGCACGCACGCCGGGCGCCAGCGACTCCCACCGCACCGCGGGCGCGCTCACCACCACCACCGCGTGGCGCCCCTCGGAGGCGAGCCCCGCCACCAGCACCGTGCGCACCTGTCCCGCGTCGCGCAGCGTGCCCAGCACCTCCACCCGTGGCGCCACGCCCCCCACCCGGTCCACCCGCTCCGGCGCCAGCGACATCCCCAGCTCCCGCTGGAAGTGCTGCATCACCGCCGAGGCGAAGTCGTCACGCTCCGCGGGACTGGCGGAGAAGCCTCGCTCCACCACGGACACCAGCATCATCGCCGCGTCGGGCCCCTCGCCATCCGACAGCGCCGCCGACAACGCCCGCCCC is part of the Myxococcus landrumus genome and encodes:
- a CDS encoding DUF4130 domain-containing protein, which codes for MRARRGSGGPCRAGLSDQEVQVRVSVASELGAFRDVARGLLARGVPPERVTFEDAPGPWEGAVDPGGLEGTSARVLPVLPWDFLGLAEKVVCHRAPERWGLLYRVLWRMTRGERRLLEREGDLDVQRLRRMERAVRRDVSNLVIRVRFRREMLDGAERHVAWYRPDHRVVRLAAPFLVGRFPTLCWSLFTPDTSAHWDGVRLTFGAGLRWEDPPGGMEPSSSPAARVERRTWARGGARTPVMLLGDVPGTWEEGRGVCFVGPAGKFLEVVLARAGLRRTDLRVSQEARSGGHDEPLDWRDAWSRRERLASEVTEARPLLLLALGRVAGQMLWGPGFRLALCRGRLVQMPSGAVAMATFAPSEVLRPGDIREQAELRIHFEADLRSAADALRRTLVAQAESARACNDINARE
- a CDS encoding FHA domain-containing protein codes for the protein MDEVIFVEVVEGDSVHARHRLERFPATVGRAYSNDVILDDPKVSPEHLRIERREDGVLVVRDAGSHNGTWRVDSWARLAELEVAPDTRVAVGDTVLRFRGRNHAVPETVVTSAPTAPRERWFEHARAFPLAMLALLAVSALESHLGNYGRTDWGALTMALVMPLTLTLLWAGGWAVASRISRRQFHYRTHATIGSLVLLAAVALPPVLSALGFSLGWGSGLVWLHHVTFLVLMGVGLFWHLRYVARWEPARLVRVLVVVTLAFGALSRADDLLGNEPFSTSLDFSRTLLPPALRLARAQPMESFFEELGGLQEQVDSLAKEE
- a CDS encoding S1C family serine protease translates to MFVLLLVAVLGQAPSAAPVEPDVPSPAESELPVAPVPAVLPPATHELFQRIQNRVAQVRIIERRSGTRSSIGSAFFVSAQGHAITNYHVISDVVLHPEDYTAELVLRSGGEPVPAKLVDVDVVHDLAVIRMEAGVKDFFMLEDREPPQGTRLFAMGNPHDLGTTIVEGTYNGFIQDSLYERVHFSGAINPGMSGGPTLTGQGTVVGVNVATMGNQLGFLVPVKRASALLARALQAKADEAAPLVESVRAQLIENQQRLTEQMLAAALPKHRLGSYHVPGRWIPFLKCWGDTPHEPEVPYTVTNYQCSSEEDIYLSSRHRTGVVAFLHQQASSQKLGALRFSALYSALFSQDPDTVEASREDVTNFRCTTEFVDVEGLPVRAAMCLRAYKRFPGLYDLVLRAAALNASTSGVDTSLTLGGFTADNARKLARRYLEGLSWTK